From Oryza brachyantha chromosome 9, ObraRS2, whole genome shotgun sequence, a single genomic window includes:
- the LOC107304893 gene encoding uncharacterized protein At1g66480-like codes for MGNALAGKRRVAKVMTVDGATSRYKTPATAGAALRGHPGHQLLESEEVRRLGVRARPLDRDAPLKPGKLYFLVQLPRGGVSSGAGVSGRGGGDYDHDPRAPRKTWSGALHVGARERLESLMLSRRTVSDMASVMPASAAARAVAAGESGRPSSVEVGVDGAVRLRMRLPKSEVARLMKDSKDAAEAAEKIMQLCVARDQGGAGAPSPALSKSGPVSAMSGRKTSAMKKEKRTRFVTFPDEVIG; via the exons ATGGGCAACGCTCTCGCGGGCAAGCGGCGCGTGGCCAAGGTGATGACGGTGGACGGCGCCACGTCCCGGTACaagacgccggcgacggcgggcgcggcgctgCGGGGGCACCCGGGCCACCAGCTGCTGGAGTCCGAGGAGGTGCGCCGGCTCGGCGTGCGCGCCCGCCCGCTCGACCGCGACGCGCCGCTCAAGCCCGGGAAGCTCTACTTCCTCGTCCAGctcccccgcggcggcgtctcatccggcgccggcgtctctgggcgtggcggcggcgactacgACCACGACCCGCGGGCGCCGCGCAAGACGTGGTCCGGGGCGCTCCACGTCGGCGCCAGGGAGCGGCTGGAGAGCCTGATGCTGTCGCGGCGCACGGTGTCGGACATGGCGTCCGTGATGCCCGCGTCCGCCGCGGCCAGGGCGGTCGCAGCCGGCGAGTCCGGGAGGCCGTCGTCCGTGGAGGTCGGTGTGGATGGCGCGGTGCGGCTGCGGATGCGGCTGCCCAAGTCGGAGGTGGCGCGGCTGATGAAGGACAGCAAGGACGCCGCCGAGGCGGCCGAGAAGATCATGCAGCTGTGCGTCGCCAGGGAccagggcggcgccggcgctcccTCGCCGGCGCTGTCCAAGTCCGGCCCGGTGTCGGCGATGTCGGGCAGGAAGACGTCGGCCATGAAGAAAGAG AAACGGACGAGGTTTGTGACCTTTCCTGACGAGGTCATCGGATGA
- the LOC102721306 gene encoding cytokinin hydroxylase-like: protein MAILVALAVIASPLVALLLRAAWVTLSCYWLTPMRIRRAMAAQGVRGPPPRPLVGNLREVSALVARTTADDMPSLTHDIVGRLMPHYVLWSKTYGKLFVYFYASEPRLCLTDTDLIKEFLSSKYAHATGKSWLQRQGTKHFIGGGLLMANGARWSHQRHVVAPAFMADKLKGRVGHMVECTKQTIRALRDAAARGRREVEIGAHMTRLTGDIISRTEFNTSYDTGKRIFHLLEDLQRLTARSSRHLWIPGSRYFPSKYRREIRRLNGELEAVLMESIRRSREIADEGRTTATYGRGLLAMLLSEMEKKKEEEEEEKGGGGGGGGGGEFSYDAQLVIDECKTFFFAGHETSALLLTWTIMLLATNPAWQEKARAEVAQVCGNEPPSADHLSKLTVLQMIIQESLRLYPPATLLPRMAFEDIQLGDLRLPRGLSVWIPVLAIHHDESIWGADAHEFRPERFAPGARRSSAAGAGRFLPFAAGPRNCVGQAYALVEAKVVLAMLLSSFRFAISDSYRHAPVNVLTLRPKHGVPVHLRPLRP from the exons ATGGCTATCTTGGTGGCGCTGGCGGTGATCGCGTCGCCTCTCGTGGCGCTGCTGCTGAGGGCGGCGTGGGTGACCCTGTCGTGCTACTGGCTGACGCCAATGAGGATCCGCCGCGCCATGGCGGCGCAGGGCGTGcgcggcccgccgccgcgcccgctcgTCGGCAACCTGCGGGAGGTGTCGGCGCTCGTGGCGAGGACCACCGCCGACGACATGCCGTCCCTCACCCACGACATCGTCGGCCGCCTCATGCCCCATTACGTGCTCTGGTCAAAGACCTACG GCAAGCTGTTCGTCTATTTCTATGCCAGCGAGCCGAGGCTCTGCTTGACGGACACCGACCTGATCAAGGAGTTCTTGTCGTCCAAGTACGCCCACGCTACCGGAAAATCATGGCTGCAAAGGCAGGGGACGAAGCACTTCATCGGCGGCGGATTGCTGATGGCCAACGGCGCCAGGTGGTCGCACCAGCGCCACGTCGTCGCGCCGGCGTTCATGGCCGACAAGCTCAAG GGCAGGGTCGGGCACATGGTCGAGTGCACGAAGCAGACGATCCGGGCGCtccgcgacgcggcggcgcgcggccggcgagaAGTGGAGATCGGCGCGCACATGACCCGCCTCACCGGCGACATCATCTCCCGCACCGAGTTCAACACCAGCTACGACACCGGCAAGCGCATCTTCCACCTCCTCGAGGACCTCCAGCGGCTGACCGCCCGCTCCAGCCGCCATCTCTGGATCCCCGGCAGCCG GTATTTCCCGAGCAAGTACAGGAGGGAGATCAGGCGGCTCAACGGCGAGCTGGAGGCGGTGCTGATGGAGTCGATACGGCGGAGCAGGGAGATCGCCGACGAGGGGCGGACGACGGCCACGTACGGCAGGGGGTTGCTGGCGATGCTGCTGTCGGagatggagaagaagaaggaggaggaggaggaggagaagggcggcggcggcggcggcggcggcggcggcgagttcAGCTACGACGCGCAGCTGGTGATCGACGAGTGCAAGACGTTCTTTTTCGCCGGCCACGAGACGTCGGCGCTGCTGCTCACGTGGACGATCATGCTGCTGGCCACCAACCCGGCGTGGCAGGAGAAGGCGCGCGCCGAGGTCGCTCAGGTCTGCGGCAACgagccgccgtccgccgaccACCTCTCCAAGCTTACCGTG CTGCAGATGATCATCCAGGAGTCGCTGCGGCTGTacccgccggcgacgctgcTACCGCGCATGGCGTTCGAGGACATCCAGCTCGGCGACCTCCGGCTGCCGCGCGGCCTGTCGGTGTGGATCCCGGTGCTGGCCATCCACCACGACGAGTCCATCTGGGGCGCCGACGCGCACGAGTTCCGCCCGGAGCGGTTCGCCCCGGGGGCGCGCCGCTcctcggccgccggcgccgggcggTTCCTGCCGTTCGCGGCGGGCCCGCGCAACTGCGTCGGCCAGGCCTACGCGCTCGTCGAGGCCAAGGTCGTCCTCGCCATGCTCCTCTCCAGCTTCCGCTTCGCCATCTCCGACAGCTACCGCCACGCGCCGGTCAACGTCCTCACCCTCCGCCCCAAGCACGGCGTCCCCGTCCACCTCCGGCCGCTCCGGCCatag